A region of Lycium barbarum isolate Lr01 chromosome 3, ASM1917538v2, whole genome shotgun sequence DNA encodes the following proteins:
- the LOC132633060 gene encoding uncharacterized protein LOC132633060, which yields MDWFSWLSKTSLDPSLLYDYALIFAHNELDQDDIEYFNHEFLLSMGISIAKHRLEILKLASKEKSRSSRNHIFWFVVAIKQAKQHFVKRLSTWTRRSDSGALVPLRNYSSRWKASMLKRNKKLTAAKQERPVMQSTNATPNQGRLMMLTNGSPNLMIDSSDAWIRSSSSSPVQGFRDDDDMEGIDGGNWPTVAIEEIKWDAMFQDLKPT from the coding sequence ATGGACTGGTTTTCATGGCTCTCCAAAACTAGCCTTGACCCTTCTCTTCTTTACGACTATGCTCTTATTTTTGCTCACAATGAACTTGACCAAGATGACATAGAGTATTTCAACCATGAATTTCTCCTAAGCATGGGCATTTCAATAGCCAAGCATAGGCTAGAAATACTCAAGCTTGCTAGTAAGGAAAAGAGCAGAAGCTCAAGAAATCATATCTTTTGGTTTGTTGTAGCTATCAAGCAAGCAAAGCAACATTTTGTTAAGCGCTTGAGCACATGGACTCGTCGATCAGATTCTGGTGCCCTGGTGCCTCTGAGAAATTATAGTTCAAGATGGAAGGCATCTATGCTGAAGAGGAACAAGAAGTTAACTGCAGCTAAACAAGAAAGACCAGTAATGCAGAGTACTAATGCTACTCCTAATCAAGGAAGATTGATGATGCTTACCAATGGGAGTCCCAATCTCATGATAGATTCTTCTGATGCCTGGATTAGAAGCTCTTCAAGTTCCCCTGTTCAGGGTTTTCGCGACGATGATGACATGGAAGGAATTGATGGGGGGAATTGGCCAACTGTTGCGATTGAAGAGATAAAGTGGGATGCAATGTTTCAAGACTTGAAACCTACCTAA